From the genome of Calidithermus timidus DSM 17022, one region includes:
- a CDS encoding DUF4870 domain-containing protein produces MQATQDERNLAIIAHLAPLVGYFVAIGQILIPLVIYLLSSQPFVRAQAKEALNAQISFTVYAVVVGVLCFVLIGFFLIPVLAIYIIWTMVAACLAVSRGEAYRYPGIFRLLA; encoded by the coding sequence ATGCAGGCTACCCAAGACGAGCGTAATTTGGCGATCATCGCTCACTTGGCTCCGCTGGTAGGCTACTTCGTAGCGATCGGGCAGATCCTCATCCCCTTGGTGATTTATCTGCTCAGCTCGCAGCCCTTCGTCAGGGCGCAGGCCAAGGAGGCGCTCAATGCGCAGATTAGCTTCACCGTCTATGCCGTAGTGGTGGGCGTGCTGTGTTTCGTTCTCATTGGCTTTTTCCTGATCCCAGTGCTGGCGATTTACATCATCTGGACCATGGTCGCAGCGTGCCTAGCGGTCTCGAGGGGCGAGGCTTACCGCTACCCGGGCATCTTCCGCCTGCTGGCTTGA
- a CDS encoding LacI family DNA-binding transcriptional regulator — protein sequence MVSLEEVAKLAQVSPATASRALSRPDMVAKETRERVLEAARQLGYQPNQLARSLRRRSSRSLGLIITDILNPFHATVAKGVQDAAEKHDYTVFLFNTDEDPEKERRALNALRGHLPQGLLIVPTPKTRENLKLVANLPTIELDRQSGTAGAHSVMVDNVGGARSAVEHLTALGHRRIGMIVGRLDITTAVERHQGYREALAAAGLPYREELVLPGNHREEGGRVAAHALLSRPPDERPTALFVGNNEMTVGAVLAARELGLRIPEDLSIVGFDDSRWARTMQPALTVVAQPEYDIGFLACETLLSLLRHGKAVQPICTRLATTLIIRDSTAPPGYASRPP from the coding sequence ATGGTCAGCCTCGAGGAAGTCGCCAAACTTGCCCAGGTTTCCCCTGCTACCGCCTCGCGAGCCCTTTCCCGGCCCGACATGGTCGCCAAGGAGACGCGCGAGCGGGTGCTCGAGGCTGCTCGGCAACTCGGTTACCAACCCAACCAGCTCGCCCGCAGCTTGCGTCGGCGCAGCAGCCGCAGCTTAGGCCTCATCATCACCGATATCCTCAACCCCTTTCATGCCACCGTGGCTAAGGGGGTGCAGGATGCCGCCGAAAAGCACGACTACACCGTCTTCCTCTTCAACACCGATGAGGACCCTGAGAAGGAGCGTCGCGCGCTCAACGCCCTGCGCGGTCACCTGCCGCAGGGCCTGCTGATCGTTCCCACTCCCAAAACGCGAGAGAACCTCAAGCTTGTCGCCAACCTTCCCACCATCGAGCTCGACCGCCAAAGCGGTACCGCCGGCGCGCACAGCGTCATGGTGGACAACGTCGGTGGGGCCCGCTCAGCGGTCGAGCACCTCACCGCGCTGGGTCACCGCCGCATCGGCATGATCGTGGGGCGGCTCGACATCACCACTGCCGTCGAGCGCCACCAGGGGTACCGCGAGGCCCTAGCTGCTGCCGGTCTTCCCTATCGCGAGGAGCTGGTCCTACCCGGCAATCACCGCGAAGAGGGCGGACGCGTCGCGGCCCACGCCCTGCTCTCCCGCCCACCCGATGAGCGCCCCACCGCGTTGTTCGTGGGCAACAACGAGATGACCGTTGGCGCGGTGCTCGCTGCCCGCGAGCTGGGCTTGCGTATCCCTGAAGACCTTTCCATTGTTGGCTTCGACGACTCGCGTTGGGCGCGCACCATGCAACCCGCCCTCACCGTCGTTGCCCAGCCCGAATACGACATCGGTTTTCTGGCTTGCGAGACGCTGCTGAGCTTGTTGCGTCATGGCAAGGCGGTGCAGCCCATCTGTACTCGCCTGGCCACTACCCTCATCATTCGTGATTCCACGGCCCCACCGGGGTACGCCTCGAGACCACCCTGA
- a CDS encoding sugar ABC transporter substrate-binding protein: MRKSTGIVAALALAGLALTALSSVVAQNQNKQPFIGLITKTESNPFFVKMKEGASKEAARLGAKFISAAGKTDGDNAGQVAAIENMVAAGVNTILITPSDAKAIVPAIKKAREAGVQVIALDSPTDPEDAVDALFATNNYQAGVLIGEYAAALMKGKKPVIATLDLFPGHPVGAQRHNGFLQGFGLQSFEADSNELAKPAEVVCMADTYGDQAKGQTAMENCLQKNPNINLVYTINEPAAAGAYQALKAAGKEKSVIIVSVDGGCEGVRNVDRGVIAATSQQYPLKMAALGVAAGVKYAKTGVKARGYVDTGVTLIAKQPVPGVSSKDVKYGLANCWGN, translated from the coding sequence ATGCGCAAAAGCACCGGTATCGTTGCAGCCCTCGCCCTCGCGGGCCTGGCCCTCACCGCCCTCAGTTCCGTCGTGGCCCAGAACCAGAACAAGCAACCCTTCATCGGCCTCATCACCAAGACCGAGTCCAACCCCTTCTTTGTGAAGATGAAGGAAGGCGCCAGCAAGGAGGCAGCCAGGCTCGGTGCGAAGTTCATCAGCGCTGCCGGCAAGACCGATGGCGACAACGCTGGGCAAGTCGCGGCCATCGAAAACATGGTTGCCGCTGGGGTCAACACCATCTTGATCACTCCCAGCGACGCCAAGGCCATTGTCCCCGCTATCAAGAAAGCGCGGGAAGCGGGCGTGCAGGTCATCGCCCTCGACAGTCCTACTGATCCCGAGGATGCCGTGGACGCCCTCTTCGCTACCAACAACTACCAGGCCGGGGTACTCATCGGCGAGTACGCCGCCGCGCTGATGAAGGGTAAGAAGCCGGTGATCGCTACCCTCGACCTCTTCCCCGGCCACCCTGTGGGCGCCCAGCGCCACAACGGCTTCTTGCAGGGCTTCGGCCTGCAGAGCTTCGAGGCCGACAGTAACGAGCTGGCCAAGCCTGCCGAGGTCGTGTGCATGGCCGATACCTACGGCGACCAGGCCAAGGGCCAGACCGCTATGGAGAACTGCCTGCAGAAGAACCCCAACATCAACCTGGTCTACACCATCAACGAGCCCGCCGCTGCCGGTGCTTACCAGGCCCTCAAGGCTGCGGGTAAGGAAAAAAGCGTGATCATCGTCTCGGTGGACGGCGGCTGTGAAGGTGTGCGCAACGTCGACCGCGGCGTGATCGCGGCGACCTCCCAGCAGTACCCCCTGAAGATGGCCGCCCTGGGCGTGGCCGCTGGGGTGAAGTACGCTAAGACCGGGGTCAAGGCCCGCGGCTATGTGGACACCGGCGTGACCCTCATCGCCAAGCAGCCTGTACCGGGCGTCAGCAGCAAAGACGTGAAGTACGGCTTGGCCAATTGCTGGGGCAACTAG
- a CDS encoding ABC transporter permease: MAEQQPSSAAQAPRRLLERLPSISVLGPFVALLLAVIFFSIQSDRFLSGQNFSLILQQVLVVGVLAIGQTLVILTGGIDLSVGFVMALGTMVMSKFAVELGLPPLLAILCGVVVTTGFGLLNGLLITRIRLPPFIVTLGTMNIAFALTQIYSKAQTVTGLPDALLFWGNTFRLGQTVITYGVVLMIALYLLMWFLLSETAPGRHLYAVGNNPEAARLMGIPTQRVLLLTYTIAGFFYGIAGWLLISRTSVGDPNAGQTENLETITAVVLGGTSLFGGRGMILGTLLGAIIVGVFRNGLTLIGVSSVYQVLITGILVILAVTADQLSKRRS, translated from the coding sequence ATGGCTGAACAACAACCCTCCAGCGCAGCCCAAGCCCCTAGGAGGCTGCTCGAGCGGCTGCCGAGCATCAGTGTGCTGGGGCCATTTGTTGCGCTGTTGCTGGCGGTGATATTCTTCAGCATCCAATCCGATCGCTTCCTCAGCGGCCAGAACTTCTCGCTCATCCTCCAACAGGTGCTGGTGGTGGGGGTTTTGGCCATTGGACAGACCCTAGTGATCCTCACCGGGGGTATCGACCTCTCGGTGGGCTTCGTGATGGCTTTGGGCACCATGGTCATGAGCAAGTTTGCCGTTGAGCTGGGCTTGCCCCCCCTGCTGGCCATCCTCTGCGGCGTGGTGGTCACCACTGGGTTTGGCCTTCTCAACGGCCTGCTCATCACCCGCATTCGGCTGCCGCCATTTATCGTCACGCTGGGCACCATGAACATTGCCTTCGCCCTGACCCAAATCTACTCCAAAGCTCAGACCGTCACCGGTCTGCCCGATGCGCTGCTGTTTTGGGGCAACACCTTTCGGTTGGGCCAGACGGTGATCACCTACGGCGTGGTGCTTATGATCGCGCTGTACCTGTTGATGTGGTTCTTGCTGAGCGAGACCGCGCCAGGACGCCACCTCTACGCTGTGGGCAACAACCCCGAAGCCGCCCGCCTGATGGGCATTCCCACCCAGCGGGTGCTGCTTTTGACCTACACCATCGCGGGTTTTTTCTACGGCATCGCTGGGTGGCTGCTCATCTCGCGCACCAGCGTAGGCGACCCCAACGCTGGGCAGACCGAGAACCTCGAGACCATCACCGCTGTGGTGCTGGGTGGCACTAGCCTTTTCGGTGGGCGTGGCATGATTTTGGGTACGTTGTTGGGGGCCATCATCGTGGGCGTCTTCCGCAACGGCCTGACCCTCATTGGGGTCTCCTCGGTGTACCAGGTGCTTATCACCGGCATCCTGGTGATCTTGGCCGTGACGGCCGACCAATTGTCGAAGAGGAGGAGCTGA
- a CDS encoding ATP-binding cassette domain-containing protein, translated as MELNPLPNNPDQLLLPGQQVSAPARPRPVLEARGLVKRYGHVTALDGTDFELREGEILAVIGDNGAGKSTLIKALSGAIIPDQGEIILDGKPVHFRSPLDARRHGIETVYQDLAVAPAMTIAENLFLGREILRPGFLGRLLRLIDKKKMLEEATKSLKDLKIGIRSMSQAVETLSGGQRQGVAVARSAAFAKHVVIMDEPTAALGVKEGNMVLELIRRVRDRGLPVIIISHNMPHVFEIADRIHIQRLGKRAAVVNPKKISMAHTVAVMTGAMSPEELSEDELAH; from the coding sequence ATGGAACTTAACCCCCTGCCCAACAACCCCGACCAATTGCTCCTCCCCGGCCAGCAGGTCAGTGCCCCGGCCCGGCCCCGGCCCGTGCTGGAAGCCCGCGGCCTGGTCAAGCGCTACGGACACGTCACTGCCCTCGACGGCACCGACTTCGAGCTGCGTGAGGGAGAAATCCTAGCCGTCATCGGCGACAACGGCGCGGGCAAGAGCACGTTGATTAAGGCCCTCTCCGGGGCAATCATCCCCGACCAGGGGGAGATCATCCTCGACGGCAAGCCCGTGCACTTTCGCAGCCCCCTCGACGCGCGGCGCCACGGTATCGAGACCGTTTACCAAGACTTGGCGGTGGCCCCTGCCATGACCATCGCGGAAAATCTCTTTCTGGGACGGGAAATCCTCAGACCGGGCTTCCTGGGGCGGCTGCTACGGCTGATCGACAAGAAGAAGATGCTCGAGGAGGCCACCAAAAGCCTCAAAGACCTCAAGATCGGCATTCGCTCGATGAGCCAGGCGGTCGAGACCCTCTCGGGTGGTCAGCGCCAGGGGGTGGCCGTCGCCCGCAGCGCGGCCTTCGCCAAGCACGTGGTGATCATGGACGAGCCCACCGCTGCCTTGGGGGTCAAGGAGGGCAACATGGTGCTCGAGCTCATCCGCCGGGTGCGCGACCGGGGCCTCCCCGTGATCATCATCAGCCACAACATGCCGCACGTCTTCGAGATCGCCGACCGCATCCACATCCAGCGCCTGGGCAAGCGGGCGGCAGTGGTCAACCCTAAGAAGATCAGCATGGCCCACACCGTCGCGGTCATGACCGGAGCCATGAGCCCGGAGGAACTCTCCGAGGACGAGCTGGCGCATTAA
- a CDS encoding transaldolase family protein, giving the protein MRLYLDTADRHLAEPLLRTGLFWGVTTNPLLLQAVGLKTAQLPELYAWATDLGAKEVFFQGWGPDAESLVARGLELRSIGERVVVKLPVTQAGCQAASELLRQGCAVLLTAIYTPAQALLGAAAGVQYIAPYLGRIADAGRNARAEVALMQRLLKELGNPTQILLASLRHLDDVVAMSQEGVRAFTLNPAVARQFFEEPLTEEAVIAFEQAMKEVVA; this is encoded by the coding sequence ATGCGACTCTACCTCGATACTGCCGACCGTCACCTGGCCGAGCCTTTGCTGCGCACGGGGTTGTTTTGGGGCGTCACCACCAACCCGTTGCTGCTGCAGGCCGTAGGGCTCAAGACTGCGCAGCTCCCCGAGCTCTACGCCTGGGCTACCGATCTGGGCGCTAAGGAGGTGTTCTTCCAGGGTTGGGGCCCTGACGCCGAGAGCCTGGTGGCACGGGGCCTCGAGCTGCGCTCGATTGGAGAGCGGGTGGTGGTCAAGCTGCCTGTTACCCAAGCGGGCTGCCAGGCGGCCAGTGAGTTGCTGCGGCAAGGTTGCGCGGTGTTGCTCACCGCCATCTACACCCCGGCTCAGGCCCTGCTGGGAGCTGCCGCGGGGGTTCAGTACATCGCCCCTTACCTGGGCCGCATCGCCGACGCCGGGCGCAACGCCAGGGCCGAGGTGGCGCTCATGCAGCGCTTGCTGAAGGAGCTGGGCAACCCCACCCAGATCCTCCTGGCCAGCCTGCGTCACCTCGACGATGTGGTGGCCATGAGCCAGGAGGGGGTGCGGGCTTTTACCCTCAACCCGGCAGTGGCACGACAGTTCTTCGAAGAGCCCCTCACCGAAGAGGCCGTGATCGCCTTCGAACAGGCCATGAAGGAGGTTGTAGCGTGA
- a CDS encoding carbohydrate kinase family protein produces MIITCGEALIDFTSLHHEGHTVYRPHPGGSLMNVAVASGRLGVPTGFLGKVSRDVFGRLLRQHMHESQVSLEYVVEAREPTTLAFVHLDGGDPEYSFYAGGTADRSLMIEELPALPKAAALHFGSISLVLEPTASTLEYLMQQESRHRFLSLDPNVRPGLIPDRSAYLERLEAWLSLVDLVKVSQADLEWLYPGESPKSIAQEWLGRGPALVLVTLGGAGSLALSAGGSALVPVPKVKVADTVGAGDAFMGAALAWLHKQGRLSRSGVEGLGEGELQQLLAFANQVAAINCTRAGADPPWAREVGW; encoded by the coding sequence GTGATCATCACTTGCGGCGAAGCCCTCATCGACTTCACCTCCCTTCACCACGAAGGCCACACGGTCTACCGACCCCACCCAGGCGGCTCGCTGATGAACGTGGCCGTGGCCTCAGGGCGCCTGGGGGTGCCTACCGGCTTTTTGGGCAAGGTGTCACGGGACGTGTTTGGTCGCCTGTTGCGCCAGCATATGCACGAGAGCCAGGTCTCGCTGGAATATGTGGTCGAAGCCCGCGAACCCACCACCTTAGCCTTCGTGCACCTCGACGGCGGCGATCCCGAGTACTCCTTCTACGCCGGAGGCACCGCCGACCGCTCGCTGATGATCGAGGAACTTCCTGCCCTGCCCAAGGCAGCCGCGCTGCACTTTGGCTCGATCTCGCTGGTGCTCGAGCCCACCGCCAGCACGCTGGAATACCTCATGCAGCAGGAGTCGCGCCACCGCTTCCTCTCCCTCGACCCCAATGTGCGCCCTGGCCTCATCCCCGACCGCAGCGCCTACCTCGAGCGTCTGGAAGCTTGGCTGAGCCTGGTGGACCTGGTCAAGGTCAGCCAGGCCGACCTCGAGTGGCTCTACCCCGGCGAGTCGCCCAAAAGCATCGCCCAGGAGTGGCTGGGTCGGGGCCCGGCCCTGGTGCTGGTGACGCTGGGGGGTGCGGGTTCGCTGGCGTTGAGCGCGGGGGGAAGCGCCCTGGTTCCCGTGCCCAAGGTAAAAGTCGCCGACACCGTGGGCGCAGGCGACGCCTTCATGGGGGCTGCCCTGGCCTGGCTCCACAAGCAGGGGCGGCTAAGCCGCAGCGGGGTGGAGGGGCTGGGGGAGGGGGAATTGCAGCAATTGCTGGCCTTCGCCAACCAGGTCGCGGCCATCAACTGCACTCGAGCGGGGGCCGACCCGCCGTGGGCGCGAGAGGTAGGTTGGTAG
- a CDS encoding ExeM/NucH family extracellular endonuclease — MSSTRFYLMAAVLVFTALCVQAPALGPLTARTPQCPAGAGVVRTYQIQGSGPASPLAGQSVTTEGVVVGDYQGPNQLGGFYIQDFQGDGDVATSDGLFVFNTSFPVKVGDYVQLRGTVREFASGSGTLTELEALSSLTLCESGVLVEPTPIDLPVSEVGDLERYEGMLVTFPQTLSVSEVFNLARFGEITLSAGGRLYHPNNGNGLGESTALNPRRRILLDDASTVQNPATIPYLGPGTDATRRVGDSVRGLTGILTFGFSAYRVQPVGPVSFENTNPRPASPSAVGGSLRVASFNVLNYFTTLGSRGASNQAELERQKAKLVAAIAGLNADVVGLIEVQNNGDTALTDLVAALNAALGAGTYAAIHSGSIGSDEIKVALIYKPARVAPEGAFRVDGDPVYSRPPLAQTFRDLGTGGRFTVVVNHFKSKGCEGATGENLDAGQGCWNALRVQQAQKLLSFLEQLKTTDPDVILLGDFNAYAAEDPIRTLTGAGLENLGLRRSAPERYSYVFNGESGSLDYAFVTPSLSPQVTGFTEWHINADEPRAFDYNTEFKPDDRYAPTPYRSSDHDPLLLGLSLSADPAAPSGLGRP; from the coding sequence ATGAGTTCAACCCGCTTCTACCTGATGGCGGCAGTGCTGGTCTTTACCGCCTTATGCGTCCAGGCTCCCGCGCTGGGCCCGCTCACGGCTCGGACCCCGCAGTGTCCGGCAGGCGCCGGCGTGGTCCGCACCTACCAGATCCAGGGCAGCGGCCCGGCCAGCCCCCTCGCAGGCCAAAGCGTGACCACCGAGGGCGTGGTGGTGGGCGATTACCAGGGCCCAAACCAGCTCGGCGGCTTCTACATCCAAGACTTCCAGGGCGACGGCGACGTAGCCACTTCCGACGGGCTATTCGTGTTCAACACCTCCTTTCCGGTGAAGGTGGGCGACTACGTGCAGCTGAGGGGGACCGTCAGGGAGTTTGCCTCCGGCAGCGGCACCCTGACCGAACTCGAGGCCCTCAGCAGCCTGACGCTCTGCGAGAGCGGGGTCTTGGTGGAGCCCACCCCCATCGACCTCCCGGTGAGCGAGGTGGGTGACCTCGAGCGCTACGAGGGCATGCTGGTGACCTTCCCCCAGACCCTCAGCGTGAGTGAGGTCTTCAACCTCGCCCGCTTTGGCGAGATCACCCTTTCTGCCGGGGGACGGCTCTACCACCCCAACAACGGCAACGGCCTGGGTGAGTCCACGGCACTCAACCCGCGCCGCCGCATCCTGCTCGACGACGCCTCCACCGTGCAGAATCCCGCCACCATCCCCTACCTAGGCCCCGGCACCGACGCCACCCGCCGGGTAGGCGACAGCGTGCGGGGCCTGACGGGCATTCTCACCTTCGGCTTCAGCGCCTATCGGGTGCAGCCGGTGGGGCCGGTGAGCTTTGAGAACACCAACCCCCGCCCGGCCTCACCCTCGGCGGTGGGGGGCTCGCTGCGGGTGGCTAGCTTCAACGTGCTCAACTACTTCACCACCCTTGGCTCGCGCGGGGCCAGCAACCAGGCCGAGCTCGAGCGCCAGAAGGCCAAGTTAGTCGCCGCCATCGCGGGGCTCAACGCCGACGTGGTGGGCCTCATCGAGGTGCAGAACAACGGCGATACCGCCCTCACGGACTTGGTGGCCGCGCTCAACGCAGCGCTGGGAGCCGGCACCTACGCCGCGATCCACAGTGGCAGCATCGGCAGTGACGAGATCAAGGTAGCCCTGATCTACAAACCCGCCAGGGTAGCACCGGAGGGGGCCTTCCGGGTGGATGGCGACCCGGTGTACTCCCGCCCCCCCCTCGCCCAGACCTTCCGCGACCTGGGCACGGGTGGGCGCTTCACGGTGGTGGTCAACCACTTCAAGTCCAAGGGCTGCGAAGGGGCTACGGGCGAGAACCTCGACGCCGGCCAGGGTTGCTGGAATGCGCTGCGCGTGCAGCAGGCCCAGAAGCTGCTGAGCTTCCTCGAGCAGCTCAAAACCACCGACCCCGACGTAATCCTGCTGGGTGATTTCAACGCCTACGCCGCCGAGGATCCCATCCGCACGCTCACCGGTGCGGGCCTGGAGAACCTGGGGCTACGCAGAAGCGCCCCTGAGCGCTACAGCTACGTCTTCAACGGCGAGAGCGGTAGCCTCGACTACGCCTTCGTGACCCCCTCGCTCAGCCCGCAGGTGACGGGCTTCACCGAGTGGCACATCAACGCCGACGAGCCGCGCGCCTTCGACTACAACACGGAGTTCAAGCCCGACGACCGCTACGCCCCCACCCCCTACCGCTCCTCCGACCACGACCCGCTGCTGTTGGGGCTCAGCCTTAGCGCCGATCCCGCCGCACCCTCTGGGCTTGGCAGGCCCTAG
- a CDS encoding SAM-dependent methyltransferase: protein MQAGELRHLLERILPTRPFELRFWDGSVLPATAEPRATVVLGRGLLEGLAPPLDLALGEAFVRGDLEVEGELEAVLEALEHLELPASPLEWVRGVALRASGIRALSAHLHGAAHSPARDRQAVKHHYDLSNDFYRLWLDPRMVYSCAYFPHGDEGLEQAQEAKLELICRKLRLRPGERLLDIGCGWGGLVIYAAQRFGVEALGITLSSAQLEEARARVRRSGLEGRVRIEELDYREVHGRFDKVASVGMAEHVGRANLPRYFQAAFACLEPGGLFLHHAIAQGPVRSKPPTWAASGEFMRRYIFPDGEILPLWEMLREAEATGFEVRDIEDLREHYTRTLELWRHGLETRFPEAISLVGPERARLYRLYLAASAHQFAFGHLAVHQTLLAKPSPQGRVNLPSSRADLYRDGSALDGRWPGQGTPKAL, encoded by the coding sequence ATGCAGGCTGGCGAACTGCGGCACCTGCTCGAGCGCATCCTGCCCACCAGGCCCTTCGAGCTGCGCTTTTGGGACGGGTCGGTGCTACCGGCCACGGCGGAACCCAGAGCCACCGTGGTGCTGGGGCGGGGCCTGTTGGAGGGGCTGGCGCCGCCGCTGGACCTAGCGCTGGGCGAGGCTTTCGTGCGGGGGGACCTCGAGGTCGAGGGCGAATTGGAGGCGGTGCTGGAAGCGCTGGAGCACCTCGAATTGCCGGCCTCCCCGCTGGAGTGGGTGCGGGGGGTAGCCCTGAGGGCTTCGGGCATCCGGGCGCTCAGCGCCCACCTGCACGGGGCGGCCCATTCCCCTGCCCGTGACCGCCAGGCCGTAAAGCACCACTACGACCTCTCCAACGACTTCTACCGGCTATGGCTGGACCCGCGCATGGTCTACTCCTGTGCCTACTTCCCCCACGGCGACGAGGGCCTGGAGCAAGCCCAGGAGGCCAAGCTCGAGCTCATCTGCCGCAAGCTCAGGCTACGGCCCGGCGAGCGCCTGCTGGACATCGGCTGTGGCTGGGGTGGGCTGGTGATCTACGCGGCACAGCGCTTCGGGGTGGAGGCCCTGGGCATCACCCTCTCGAGCGCCCAGCTCGAGGAAGCCCGCGCACGGGTGCGCCGAAGCGGCCTCGAGGGAAGGGTACGAATCGAGGAGCTCGATTACCGCGAAGTGCATGGGCGCTTTGACAAGGTCGCCAGCGTTGGTATGGCCGAGCATGTGGGCCGGGCTAACCTTCCGCGCTACTTTCAGGCGGCCTTCGCCTGTTTAGAACCCGGCGGCCTCTTCCTGCACCACGCCATCGCCCAGGGCCCCGTGCGCTCTAAGCCGCCCACCTGGGCCGCCTCCGGGGAGTTTATGCGACGCTACATCTTCCCCGACGGCGAAATCCTGCCGCTGTGGGAGATGTTGCGCGAAGCCGAAGCCACGGGCTTCGAGGTGCGCGACATAGAGGATTTGCGCGAGCACTACACCCGCACCCTCGAGCTGTGGCGCCATGGTCTGGAGACCCGCTTCCCCGAGGCGATATCCCTGGTCGGGCCGGAGCGCGCCCGCCTCTACCGGCTCTACCTGGCGGCCTCGGCCCACCAGTTCGCCTTCGGCCACCTGGCCGTGCACCAGACCTTGCTGGCCAAGCCCAGCCCCCAGGGGCGCGTAAACCTCCCCTCGAGCCGGGCTGACCTCTACCGCGATGGGTCGGCGCTCGATGGTCGATGGCCAGGCCAGGGTACGCCGAAGGCCCTTTGA
- a CDS encoding VanW family protein, translating into MRWTLLSALFSLSPVALAGPDALLVTQEWTIEQGQLKTYTGVQRYKVGGVGEIETLIRKLGRPPTPAKWVFTKDRGWVAIERPGYAFGPQNAKNAYLRALKEGKKEFRLPVAYQRSSRSVDYWYALGVRELISEATTTFYGSIPARIYNIAHASAKLDGVLIPPNTTFSFLQTIGEISVRTGFREAYVIVGDKTEIGVGGGVCQTSTTLFRAAYFAGLPILERRPHSYQVGYYSPTGLDAAVYSPTQDLKFKNDTPGHILIQTQVRGYRVTYRFFGTKDRSTTWSAPVVRDVIPAPPTRFIVDPSLRYGQRKQIDFAAPGAQVTVYRTIQFDDGRVVRDSLFSKYRPWAAVYLVGPTEPAPPAPDPTPPLTPEPLPQESLGSQEPVGNP; encoded by the coding sequence ATGCGATGGACATTGCTTAGTGCATTGTTCTCTCTGAGCCCGGTAGCCCTGGCCGGGCCGGATGCGCTATTGGTGACGCAGGAGTGGACCATTGAGCAGGGGCAGCTCAAGACCTACACAGGCGTGCAGCGTTACAAGGTGGGCGGGGTGGGCGAGATCGAAACCCTGATCCGCAAGCTCGGCCGCCCCCCTACTCCGGCCAAATGGGTCTTCACCAAGGACCGGGGCTGGGTGGCCATCGAGCGGCCCGGCTATGCCTTTGGGCCGCAGAACGCCAAGAACGCCTACCTCAGGGCGCTCAAGGAGGGCAAGAAGGAGTTTCGCCTGCCCGTAGCCTATCAGCGCTCGAGCCGCAGCGTGGACTACTGGTATGCCCTGGGCGTGCGGGAGCTGATCTCCGAGGCCACCACCACCTTCTACGGCTCGATCCCCGCGAGGATTTACAACATCGCCCACGCTTCGGCCAAGCTCGACGGTGTGCTGATACCCCCGAACACCACCTTCTCCTTTCTTCAGACCATAGGGGAAATCTCGGTCCGCACGGGCTTCCGTGAGGCCTACGTGATCGTGGGCGACAAGACCGAAATCGGCGTGGGCGGCGGGGTGTGCCAGACCTCAACCACGCTGTTCCGGGCGGCCTATTTCGCCGGGCTACCCATCCTCGAGCGCCGCCCCCACAGCTACCAGGTCGGCTACTACAGCCCCACCGGGCTCGACGCGGCGGTGTACTCCCCTACCCAAGACCTCAAGTTCAAGAACGACACCCCCGGCCACATCCTCATCCAGACCCAGGTTCGGGGCTACCGCGTCACCTACCGCTTCTTCGGCACCAAGGACCGCAGCACCACCTGGAGCGCTCCCGTGGTGCGCGACGTCATCCCGGCCCCACCCACCCGCTTCATCGTCGATCCCTCGCTGCGCTATGGCCAGCGCAAGCAGATCGACTTCGCGGCTCCCGGAGCCCAGGTGACGGTCTACCGCACCATCCAATTCGACGACGGGCGGGTCGTCAGGGACTCGCTGTTCAGCAAGTACCGCCCCTGGGCTGCCGTCTACCTGGTGGGCCCCACCGAGCCAGCTCCCCCAGCCCCCGACCCTACCCCGCCCCTCACGCCCGAGCCGCTGCCTCAAGAGTCCTTGGGTTCGCAAGAGCCTGTCGGAAACCCATAA